One window from the genome of Epinephelus fuscoguttatus linkage group LG3, E.fuscoguttatus.final_Chr_v1 encodes:
- the LOC125886282 gene encoding deoxycytidylate deaminase-like isoform X3, whose amino-acid sequence MEKNQQPTSDQPKSSAAMARTDILVSSDYFMAVAVLSAQRSKDPSTQVGACIVNQENKVVGVGNNGMPNGCDDAQLPWARSAADPLKTKYLYVCHAELNAIMNKNSADLRGCTIYVTLFPCNECAKLIIQAGIKEVVYLSDKYHDSKETVASKKLLSAARIQCRMFEPTRDEVVIPLTTPEN is encoded by the exons atggaaaaaaatcagcagccAACGTCTGATCAACCAAAGAG CAGCGCAGCCATGGCGAGGACAGACATCCTGGTGTCATCAGACTACTTTATGGCTGTAGCCGTCCTGTCAGCCCAAAGGAGCAAAGACCCAagcacacag gtGGGGGCCTGTATAGTGAACCAGGAGAATAAGGTAGTTGGCGTTGGTAACAATGGCATGCCCAACGGCTGTGATGATGCCCAGCTGCCGTGGGCCCGCTCTGCTGCTGACCCGCTTAAAACTAAATACCTTTACG TGTGCCACGCAGAGCTGAATGCCATCATGAACAAGAACAGCGCTGACCTGAGAGGCTGCACCATTTATGTGACTTTGTTCCCCTGCAACGAGTGTGCCAAGCTCATCATCCAGGCTG GAATAAAGGAAGTGGTCTATCTTTCTGATAAGTACCATGACTCAAAAGAGACGGTCGCTTCCAAAAAACTGCTCAGTGCGGCACGCATACAATGCAG GATGTTCGAGCCCACCAGGGATGAGGTTGTGATTCCATTAACCACCCCTGAAAACTGA
- the LOC125886282 gene encoding deoxycytidylate deaminase-like isoform X2, with product MEKNQQPTSDQPKRRKISTVDQDFFCMANSTENGAAMARTDILVSSDYFMAVAVLSAQRSKDPSTQVGACIVNQENKVVGVGNNGMPNGCDDAQLPWARSAADPLKTKYLYVCHAELNAIMNKNSADLRGCTIYVTLFPCNECAKLIIQAGIKEVVYLSDKYHDSKETVASKKLLSAARIQCRMFEPTRDEVVIPLTTPEN from the exons atggaaaaaaatcagcagccAACGTCTGATCAACCAAAGAG GCGAAAGATAAGCACTGTGGATCAAGACTTTTTCTGCATGGCCAACAGCACTGAGAACGG CGCAGCCATGGCGAGGACAGACATCCTGGTGTCATCAGACTACTTTATGGCTGTAGCCGTCCTGTCAGCCCAAAGGAGCAAAGACCCAagcacacag gtGGGGGCCTGTATAGTGAACCAGGAGAATAAGGTAGTTGGCGTTGGTAACAATGGCATGCCCAACGGCTGTGATGATGCCCAGCTGCCGTGGGCCCGCTCTGCTGCTGACCCGCTTAAAACTAAATACCTTTACG TGTGCCACGCAGAGCTGAATGCCATCATGAACAAGAACAGCGCTGACCTGAGAGGCTGCACCATTTATGTGACTTTGTTCCCCTGCAACGAGTGTGCCAAGCTCATCATCCAGGCTG GAATAAAGGAAGTGGTCTATCTTTCTGATAAGTACCATGACTCAAAAGAGACGGTCGCTTCCAAAAAACTGCTCAGTGCGGCACGCATACAATGCAG GATGTTCGAGCCCACCAGGGATGAGGTTGTGATTCCATTAACCACCCCTGAAAACTGA
- the LOC125886282 gene encoding deoxycytidylate deaminase-like isoform X1: protein MEKNQQPTSDQPKRRKISTVDQDFFCMANSTENGSAAMARTDILVSSDYFMAVAVLSAQRSKDPSTQVGACIVNQENKVVGVGNNGMPNGCDDAQLPWARSAADPLKTKYLYVCHAELNAIMNKNSADLRGCTIYVTLFPCNECAKLIIQAGIKEVVYLSDKYHDSKETVASKKLLSAARIQCRMFEPTRDEVVIPLTTPEN, encoded by the exons atggaaaaaaatcagcagccAACGTCTGATCAACCAAAGAG GCGAAAGATAAGCACTGTGGATCAAGACTTTTTCTGCATGGCCAACAGCACTGAGAACGG CAGCGCAGCCATGGCGAGGACAGACATCCTGGTGTCATCAGACTACTTTATGGCTGTAGCCGTCCTGTCAGCCCAAAGGAGCAAAGACCCAagcacacag gtGGGGGCCTGTATAGTGAACCAGGAGAATAAGGTAGTTGGCGTTGGTAACAATGGCATGCCCAACGGCTGTGATGATGCCCAGCTGCCGTGGGCCCGCTCTGCTGCTGACCCGCTTAAAACTAAATACCTTTACG TGTGCCACGCAGAGCTGAATGCCATCATGAACAAGAACAGCGCTGACCTGAGAGGCTGCACCATTTATGTGACTTTGTTCCCCTGCAACGAGTGTGCCAAGCTCATCATCCAGGCTG GAATAAAGGAAGTGGTCTATCTTTCTGATAAGTACCATGACTCAAAAGAGACGGTCGCTTCCAAAAAACTGCTCAGTGCGGCACGCATACAATGCAG GATGTTCGAGCCCACCAGGGATGAGGTTGTGATTCCATTAACCACCCCTGAAAACTGA